The genome window TAAAATCTAACTTTATGAGTCCAAATACTTCATGATAAGTTTTTCTGAATGTTCCCATAAAGCTTCTTGAAGTTCTTCGTctcttgaaacttttttgtccAAATTCTTTTCATCATCCCAACACGATTCCCAATACTTTCCGGACAGTTCTTTCACTTCAGGATGTACTGCACAATAAAGACTTGTTGCTGCTCCCTGGCTTGCATTCTTTGTAAATGGGATTGATAGAAAGTCAGCAATGCTCCATAAACCAAAATCTCTATGAAGATCTGTGCGAACTCCAGATCCTGGATGAACTGCATAAACActtattctatttttaaattcatctCGATGCAATTTGAATGCGGTTAGAATGttacacatttttgattttgcataCAGGCGGAAATACCATTGAGTTGCTTCTTTTGGACAAAGTGTGTCAAGCTTTTCCACAATTCTGGAATCAGGTTTGACGCATGTATGCTTGCTGAGCATTGATGTAACTATTACAATTCTTGATGGTGCTGATTCTCGAAGAACTGGCAGAAGCTCCTTAATTAACTGCAAGAATAATTCAGTTAAGatcgggttttttttgtaaaaaatcataCAATAAAATGAGCAAGATGATTGATTCCAAAATGAGCTTCAAATCCATCGGATGTTGTTTTTTCACTTGGACCAAAAACTCCAGCATTCAAAATTAATCCATGGAGTGGCCTAAGAATAGATCAAAGATAAGGGAGGCAGGATtaataaaatacaatatttaaGTGATGAGTTTGGAGGATATTAGTTTAAAACGGAAATAACTTAACatgggttttcaaaatttcactaaaattttagatcTCTGATTAAAACCCGTCTTGtctcagagaaaatttgaatatagaGACACCAAAATATTTCTCCATTTCTAACTTCGGTTTTTCGGAACTCTTTAGatcattttaagtttttaaatgtatCAACTTTATCGCTTACCATTTCTGTTCTAAGTATTCATCTGCTGCCTTCTTCACAGATGATAGTGAATTCAAATCACATTGAACAATATCAATTTGAGCATTTGGAGTTTCAATTAGGAGAGATTTCTTCGATGCTTCAGATGCTGTATAATTCCTGTTTATCATTACAACGTGAGCTCCTTTTAAAATCAATGCTTTAGCAGTCTCAACTCCGATCCCAGATGTTGTTCCAGTAATTGCAAATGTTTTACCAGAAAGGTCAATACCATCCAATACCTGAAAACGGATTCAATTATAGCAAGAATTTGAAACAGATTAAAAACACTAGGGAGTAGGACatcatcgaatttttaaaacttaaatttaggAAATTGATGAAACATTTAATACTAAAAGAACGCTTACTTCTAGTGCATTTGTTCTTGAATGAAACTGCCGTTTCCTCTTACCATCAGCAaccattctgaaaatgaaaaaattgatgagtTTCTGAATTTCCTGTTTTATATTGAGAAATTATGATGTGAAGTTCAATGAATATTGGTAAAACTGTAGCTAAATTGACATATTTATCTCTATATTCATGTcatattttcaggtgaaacGAGGAAAATGATCGATGCAAGttgaatgatttttcattttcttatcagtAAAGTAGTACTTtcgaataagaaaaaaacttactataAGATTCGCCTTattggaattaaaaatcacACTAATTTCCCTATTTGTCTTGcggtttaattttaaatagccgaaaaaaatagtaaaaatagaaatagtgttacagaaaatatttaacaGATCAGTGCGGAATTTGCTCTGGAGATATTTTAACAGAACTTTTTGTGGGCGTGAAACAGTTACtacattcaaatttcttttccaaataatGGTTAAATAATTCCTTCAAACAGGTTTTTACGAAATATTGCAAACAATTTATTGttatttaaaagaatttattgaaacagtttttaaaagttattgaaGAGAAAGTTTGAGAACTGGCGCGGCAACTCCAGAAAATCCATGATCCGTTTtcgttttgataattttctgaaattaatactttttcaattcgGGAATTTCAGGAATTCAATACCGTTGGATATTCAGAATATGATCCAACATCAGcttttgtgaactttttgatGACCAAATGTCCGTTATTCTCTTCATAATTTGACGAGTCAATAGCTTTTCCATTAGCATCCACAAACACTCCTTTGTTTTCTCCTTCGAAATGGAAAATCTGTTCGCCAGCGTCAACGGATCTCTGGATTGCCTTGGCTcctttgaaaagttcaatttgcactttttcgcCATCCTAAAATGGAATTTGTAAAATACTACTTggtatttcaaaataagaaaacttttgaagtttcgagtagttttgagaaatacatttaaaatttcctgtAGAAGCATGAACAACAGTTTTTAAACTATTGTCAgataaaaaactttacaaacCTTAACTTCTTGAACTGCAATTGATCCTTCTCCAAACTGAAGAACAAAGGCAATCAGTATAAACGAAGAAATCAAAAACCGgctcattctgaaaatgataaaaaaaatttaaggaaagcttttattgaaaacaattcaaaaagctCCTGAAACAAAGTTTTCTCAGAtgattttgagagaaaaaagaatgaagaaaGAAAACATCTCTAGAACCCATTAAATAGTGACGAATGAGACTTGATTTATTGGTCACCTGTTGACTGAATAGAGGTCACGCCTATTTCTGTTCTGACtcacatttttgtttatttttgcaaagtttgcacgaaattgttttaaaaattttatttagagAAATTATTAGAACACATTCCGaatgaaatttgtttattgcAGGGAGATATCAAGAGTGAGTCCTGGAACAGCGGAGATGGATCCATCAGCGTGCTTGGTTTCggtgtttttctgaaataaaacatttctaatTATTTCTCCCACTGAAAACTTACAGCTGGGTGCTCGGAGTAGGTTCCAACATCGGCCTTGGTGAACTTCTTAATGATAAGGATTCCGTTATTAGCTTCATAATTGGTTGACTCAATCTTCTTTCCCTTAGCATCAACAAATGATCCCTTGTTATCTCCGTCAAGGTGGAAGATTTGATCTCCACCGGCAACGGTTCTCTTGATTGCCTTGGCTCCCTTGAAAGCATcgatttcaactttttctccgtcctgaaaatgattttttgttatttttcaaataggaGTTACAACAAACCTTAACCTGCTGTTGAGCAACGGCAGCATCGGATATGGCAAAGATGGCAACAAGGAGGAAAGCGGAAAGAATGAAGCggttcattttctgaaattttatttaattttcaagaatgaaaaaagttttgtgaaTTGACACGAAATTCAGAAGaacaattgaaagaaaaagcaCAAAATCTTAAAGTGATGAAACCTTTCTCTTGGAACAACAATAAATAGTGTCGTCAGCCAGAAGATACTGCCttcgaatgaaaaaaatagggTAAGCACCTCCGCTGGTTAAACTAAACGCCCAGCCCACTTTGCAATCAATCACTTTGTTTTTATCATTTGTTTGTTGGCTAGAGTGAGAGAAAATATCCTTCTTGTTATCAGAGTTATACAAAAAATCCTACAGAGTTGGAACACGGAACTAGAAAATGAGGATTCGTTTCCTTAGACTGTTCAAAGAATGTCATTTGGAGAAGTattgaaaatggaacaatCAGGAAGTTTATTTGTTCTTAAGATCAATGTGAGAACACTATGAAAGTTCACAATGATGGGATTGAGAAGGTCGTGTTTTGAGGCGCGTAGCTTTTTTTACTGATAGATGTGAAGTTTACAGGATGTTTAGTCGATTTTTAATATGTCGTTTTTTAGTTGGAAAGATAatttaattgataaattagAGTACTTTAGAGTTCCAAAAATTACTGATAATACATAATTATGcctcaaaaaaattacgtgTATGTGTAGTTAGCTTTACCGCTAATAAGAGTTTAGTAAATAAGAAAAGAGGTGAATCGAATGTGTCTTATCTGAAACCGATTTATGCCATTTTGTGGCCAAGCAAACTTTTATAGTCCCTATCTTAATTGAATTATGTTGTGATGGAAAGTAAGAAATCAATAGAgcggaaattttcttttttgaatttttttaactgatcAAAAACACCttctatatttttgatgaattattATTTCTAATTCACAAAAGACGAGATTGTGTGCTCAAGATTGAAACAGGTTTTAAAACAATCAATTTGAAGGCGAACTTGAAGGCGACTAATAATTTTTAggactagaaaaaaaaacggtctTATTATCAGAATATTACAAcgcataataaaaaatttaaacatcaGATATAAAATATACGTTCTGTGAGTTAAATGAATAACGTTTCAAAGGCTGAGGCCTTACAGATTCTTCAGCTCTTTTTATACTCTACAAACTTTGTgttattcttgaaaattttccgaccTTCGGATCAGTTTCCGTCACAACAAGTGAATGAGTCAGTAACAACAGTTGACACTTTCATCGTTAAGATTCTTTTCTTATCGTTCCAACTCataaaaatggatgaaatgaattgTGAAAACAGGATTTCGAAGtgtggaaattttgaacattcttCTAAAAAGATCAAATTGATCTGAATCATCAGAGTATATGAAAAACGTACAAAAAGTTAAACAATCAGATGCATTTgtttgattattttgaaaacctatCGTCTACCGAGATTGACCTAGGCTATGACAAAATgataacaaaataaataaaactgtTAATATTCATGTTTGCACAATCCATTACAAATATATATAAAAACTTTGCCATGaaggaattttgaattatccAATAAGACttcctgaaactttttgaaagtggAGTATTCTGGGGAATTTTATTAAACTTCACCATATCATTTCCCTTTAAGGGactattttttcaagtgaATAACATGTCAGTGGTTGACTATCATTTCATTCCTGGATTAGTTGTTCCACATCGTCCCATGTACACCATCACTCTTCTTAGCTTGCCGCTTTTTTCGACgtcttcttctcctccttcCAGTCACATTCAAATCATCACCATCTATCATCAGTCGCCTTTTTTGGCTCAcattttgttgctttttgcCCAGAAAAGGAATTTATTATtaccagaaaaaaaaggattggGATGAAGGAAAAAAGGGAAACATTTATGGAGGAAATATATAGCAAATGACAAATTGGCAGAATGTTTTGGAAATCGTACGgtaaaaagaaaaggaaagaagCATTGGGTCTATGTTGATAGAatggaaaaactagaaaatttatCTACCCGTAATGAATgaagagtttttgaataaataaattgtcTTAAAGAAATAAAACTACAAACGTTTAATCACCAGCATCGAGTCTTCGCTAATCGTACGATCGATGGTTGGTATTGATGAATAAGAAGTCGATCGACGAGTAGTAAGAATTGGAGTACAAATTGAAAGAGTTGGAGATGAATGACGCCAATTGGATAGGGTTATTGTTGGATCATCGTCATCTTCAGATATTTCAATATCGGTCTGACAATCATCTTCCCGAAAGGAATATGTTGGGGCAGGTGATGcaggaaaatgtaaaaatgtggAAGGTCCTGAAATGAATGTTGGAAGAAGTTAGAAAGTTTTGTTCAGTAGGTCACAGTTTCCCCGCTCGAACCTAGTTAAACAGTATATCACAGTGTTTTAGAATTACACGAATGTTGTGttctgagaaaattgtttcctaATGACTTTCTTATTATTCATAAGTGTTACTTTGCGTTTCTTCTCACTCTCAGACTTGGattatttgtttgtttatACGCTTATTTGTTCTGTTCCCACATTTAAACTATCACTTCAAAAGTACCTGAAACCAATGAAGGAACCGATCCATCCAAACCCGTTCTCTCAGTCTCAATAACATCTACACACTCGCCAATCGGCTCATAGTCGTTACGTGATGGGattcttgttgattttttgatgggTTGCCTGAGCGACCGGCACGCGACCAGACGGACCCCTTTCGAATCGATGTTCCAATTCGTATTCTCCACGTTGTCGCTGGCTTTGAAAAAACCGAATACACATGAAGATGGCTCCTCCCTGGAAAAGAACAGAATGAATTAATTGGTGTATGGCATGGTGGCAGCTTATTGGTAATCTCTCTTCTTGATTGATGAGGGGAGCATCAAGTCATTAATCAAACTAGGTTTTACATTTCTAATGTTGTTGGAATGCAATAGAATAAGACACCTGTTATAAGTTATACAATGAATGAAGAAACATATTTCGGCGGGGAAGATGTGTCAAGAGCGACCACAAAATGATTAATTGTCAGCTGATGCTCAGAGATTGTGGCATAATTTGATTGTTGGCTCGACAATtgggaaataaattttgaaaaaaagaaaaagaaaaagaataaagaaaacgaagtttcaaaaaaaattattacacatTTGACTGACACCTCAAATGTGTATATGCAGAAGATCTGATGCTGTCAACTATACTAATTCAGAGTGCACATTTGATTTACTCAATTAGTTCAATCTTGGCAAAGCATGATATTCTTCATAGTATATAATCTAAGTTgtacaattttaattaaaaaaacataataaaattGGACAATATTTTCACTTTCGAAGGCTAAACTTCCTTTCCAATTGCCGAAGCTCTTTATTTATGTGTATGCTTTTCTACAAACATTCCCCAAATCAAATTGCAAAGTATCCTAAAATAAAAGATGGAATCAGGAATAAGTTGAAGAGGGGCGTAACAAATCCGTCATTTTCAATTGCTTAATGTTTTCTACTCGAGTGAACACCGTCATCAAAAGTGCGGTTGCTTGGTCCTAATGTACGACTTCTTCTAGGTGGTCCTTCTTCGActttttcttcacatttttctactatagttttctttttttgaaaacaaagaaatgcAAGTGATAGGAGAGGGTCTCTCCTTCCTATAATTAGTATCACCATGGTGTCAAGTCAATCAAGAGAGCCTCAAGGTGCCAATTATGCCACACATGAAGCACACCGACGGCCCTTGATCCATTTAGtacgtttttcaaattctcgaaACGCCAGCGACGAGCCTTATATCATCATGAAGTGAGGAACAAAAACACATTATTAAGAAAGTGGGTTCCGGatgtcaaaaaatgtgtgcaaaaaattgaaaataaaaatcaaatgcaACAGAAAACAGATGTAGGTGAACGAATTGAGTAAAGCGTGAGAAGAATGAGAATAGAAGCTACGGAAACGAGCCGACGCAATTTCCGCGTATATCAACTTGTTTTATTACTACACTTTCCGAgttatttttgggaaaaatttggacTATAAGAAGACAAAGattataaatatttgttaGAACATCGAgggattgaaaaaaatttaaactgcAAAATTCATGAAGTCTCGTttgtttttgcaacttttcagTGTCCTCGAAAATAGATAAGAATTTCACATTTGAAGACAACAGTGTGCTAACAATCTGACAAACTATTAACACTTCACGTTGTTACTGAGAAGTTGCAAAACGTTAGAAAAGTGGTTGAAACAAACAAGAAGTTTGACAGTAAGTTGGCGAAGTTGGGCAGAAAATTCCTCCATTTTTAGCATCTCAATAATTAAACAACTACTTTTGTTCAATTAAAGCTTCATGTCCAAGTTTCAATTAACTAGTTAACTACtctagattttgaaaattgttacaaAGGAGTTTGTATTCTTAATAGAaggcattttcaaaagttcaacgTAGTCCTTTTTCTAAGATTCTTGATTCACTTTCATACATATTAGATGACAAAACctctattattattattattattagtttCATTAAACTCACCATAAGAGCAACAAGAACTTGACACACCATGATgatcatatatttttcaagacGTCCCATtgattcctgaaaattttgttctgaatttttgtgaaattaaaaagaattCAAACCTTCATTGAAACTATATCATCGAATAACTGAACAATTCTTGCATATTCTTCCATAAACGCCTTGAGGCGTAATTCACGTTCCATGACGATTGggttaattttgtatttttcctggaaaacaaactgaacttttcaactgaaactGGGCGATTAAAACCTGGTCCTTCAACGAACAGAAGGAACAAaactgaagaagaagatgatgatgatggacTCAGATGGAAAGAACCGAAAAATAAGTGAGCAGGATGGCGGGAAGGGAGCCGGCGGAGCACAACGTGGCGTGAAAGAGCAAAAGCCCCGCCCAGTTTTTGTGTTGCTCTTTGGAGACGCGGTAGAGACGGCGGAACGTGTTAGAGAGAAGAGCAGAAGAGGTAAAGGTATATGTGCGCGTAAAATTGGTCAGCCTTTTTATGGATAAATATActacttttttagaaaaaggaCAACAAGTTGTTGTTATATTAACAGTTGCTTTATACTATCCAAGAAAGCTTAAGGATTCTgttgaaatcttttttggaGACAAAATACTTCAGAACTTTCAATTATATGTAAACGCGTACAAGAAACGAtgtaaaacaaataaatgccaatgtttttaaagaatgtattaatattttatttagattcaataaatttgaaattgtccGATTGTAATCAGTTTACGGGAATTTGTTCATGTCTTTgaaaatacctttttttttatttacacaTCTTACCTACAGGCACCACTGTGtgctattttttattgttctaAAATATTACTtgtattctcaaaattttgaaatgcaaCGGTAAATTGAACTTTCTTGAACAACTGATATGTG of Caenorhabditis elegans chromosome II contains these proteins:
- the E04F6.15 gene encoding DeHydrogenases, Short chain (Confirmed by transcript evidence) — encoded protein: MVADGKRKRQFHSRTNALEVLDGIDLSGKTFAITGTTSGIGVETAKALILKGAHVVMINRNYTASEASKKSLLIETPNAQIDIVQCDLNSLSSVKKAADEYLEQKWPLHGLILNAGVFGPSEKTTSDGFEAHFGINHLAHFILIKELLPVLRESAPSRIVIVTSMLSKHTCVKPDSRIVEKLDTLCPKEATQWYFRLYAKSKMCNILTAFKLHRDEFKNRISVYAVHPGSGVRTDLHRDFGLWSIADFLSIPFTKNASQGAATSLYCAVHPEVKELSGKYWESCWDDEKNLDKKVSRDEELQEALWEHSEKLIMKYLDS
- the E04F6.9 gene encoding Periplasmic protein (Confirmed by transcript evidence) encodes the protein MNRFILSAFLLVAIFAISDAAVAQQQVKDGEKVEIDAFKGAKAIKRTVAGGDQIFHLDGDNKGSFVDAKGKKIESTNYEANNGILIIKKFTKADVGTYSEHPAKNTETKHADGSISAVPGLTLDISLQ
- the E04F6.8 gene encoding Cuticle protein (Confirmed by transcript evidence) produces the protein MSRFLISSFILIAFVLQFGEGSIAVQEVKDGEKVQIELFKGAKAIQRSVDAGEQIFHFEGENKGVFVDANGKAIDSSNYEENNGHLVIKKFTKADVGSYSEYPTKIIKTKTDHGFSGVAAPVLKLSLQ
- the E04F6.10 gene encoding uncharacterized protein (Confirmed by transcript evidence) yields the protein MERELRLKAFMEEYARIVQLFDDIVSMKESMGRLEKYMIIMVCQVLVALMGGAIFMCIRFFQSQRQRGEYELEHRFERGPSGRVPVAQATHQKINKNPIT